Below is a genomic region from Cottoperca gobio chromosome 24, fCotGob3.1, whole genome shotgun sequence.
TGTGAGGCGGCCTGCAGATCGCAGACAAGTGGGGTCACAAGCCAataaggttgggaaccactgcaggACGGCATGCTTTGGAAAACAGCAGTAATGTCACACAATACGTAGCAAACTGGCTGAAACTCCCAACCTTCTAACCTCGGCAGTGTTGTGCTCAGTTACCTGCTGAATGTGAGCTCTGTACTACGTCACAAAAATACATAGGAACTCACacatataaatatgaatataaatacatgttttattggTTTTAAACTGCAATCTgtcattacaaaataaaacatgaacaaagtAATTACTGTAACAGCAACGGCTGCTGGAGAATACATTCAACAGTTTTCATGTGTCAATCCTGTTAACCTAAACTACAGGAATACATTTTAGGCTTTTATCTGCTCTGTTATAGAAAAATAAGGCACAACATTTGGGAAACCTGGAATGTATTGATAGGCACTTTCAAAAAGTGGTCAAAAATAACCTTTACGTCAACATTGTGATGACTCAAAGTGCTAGTGAGCCTGTCTGTGATACTGTGAATCAGGCTTGCTTCCATcatcctttcaaaataagagctgaAAACGCTTTGGTCACAGAGTAAAACTGATTCAGTGACTTTAACAATCAAATGAGAATTCATCCCAGTAGAAGACACCAATATGAGACCAGGACTGTTTACATTCTTGAGAATGAAAGTGCAGCAGGGACGAGGGGACTGGACACAATGGAAGCCATGATTAATGATTGGCCTTTTCATCtgcaaatttgacattttagatACAGGTGGGAGATGAAAACTGGGTTCCAACATCTTGAGGTTATAAGGCACTTTGAATTCAATCAAATTCAGTAAATCAATATTAATAGTCACTTTTGAATATCGTGctgtttaatattatttatgcaGATGCTCGGTAGTGAATTGTTCTACAGTGACATTGATATACTTGAAGGATGGAAGTCTAAAACCACTGAATGTATTTTCCATGTATCTgaacaatacaaaaatattttctccAAACATTGTAGTGCAATTTCAAAAACATGTGAGATAAGGCCTTAAAATGAATTTCAATTGCCAATAAATACGGGCATTCATATACATTCATCGTGAATTTCACGCTTTAGAGACACAAGCTGCTCTGGCAAAATAACCGCTGCGTGTGAAGATAGCGGAGCGGGGAAATAAGGCACAGGTGAGCCGCTCGAGACACAGACACACCGGCCACACAGAGCCGGAAAACACGAAACAGGCGGAGACTGTGTACGTGGGCCATAAGAACACTTTTAAACCAGCACCACCTGCACCCCGAGTGCATTCATACGTTTTACACTCCCTGTATGCCACTAGCTTAGTTACCTGATTAGTTTGCAATTACTGTATTAGTTATTCTTTTCCATCAATTTGAACTTGATTATGGCAGCTGCAGAACCCCCCCCCACTGAAGACAAAGCTCGTCTCTGGCAGACACTGGGGCATTGACTGACACTTCCAGTGCGTTTGTGCCTTCAGACTGCATCCAGGAACCTCAACCTGCAGTCCAACATGTGGGAGgagcaaacaataaataaaactgctaaacctgtgttttaaattaagattcactttgaaaataaatcaagtgtTACAAAACATGTAATTGcagtataatatattaaatgtgaaaaaaaaacaacacaaacaggtCTTTACAATCTTGCGATTAATATGGAAGATCATAATTtcacataaaagaaaatatatattctattgtTTCATTAACcagataaatacaaaataaaaatgcttaagatcagcaataaatacatttcgATAAATAAGCGGTGACCGGCAAAGCCCTTACTCAGAAGGCCTTGGGAAATAAactacacaataataataataataataataataataataataataataatggtggAATCAACAGGAGCGTGATTAATTTTAGACAGAGAATTGATCTCTGGGGGATGGACAGGCTCGACTGCTGACCAAACGATCAAAACGTTGCAGCAGAGTTTGACATCTGAAGACAAACGTGGCAAATTAACACGAGGAACCTGCTAATGGCTGGAAAGGTTGCCCGCAAGAAGTTTGTTCAAGAGTCAGTTCCCCCAAATAAaagatcatttaaaacatttcctctccttATTTCTAGTGGAATTGTTGGCACAAACCTGATAAAATAATAGTAATCCAACACCCACAGTGTCCCTGTTACTCTGTAACTCCACAGACCTCAGTGTGAACAGCCGTCAGTGGAACTACTCATTGCAAAAGAAAAGGTCTGTATGAAAAATGTCTCGTGTGTTCTGTGGGCGATGGAGTGACACGGAAACCCATCTGAACGAGATGTTGCTGTTGAATGTTCTTAAATGGGATGAGACAGAAATCTCACAGACTGATATCTCCAACCTTGgacaaataaaagcacaacTATCTGCATTGCTATAGAAGTATGCACGAGAGGTAAGTGAGGGAATATGTTTTCTGGTGATCTGGGTAAACTGACCCTTTAACTCCAACTTCAGAGATAATCTTGAATCCCATCCCATTCAAAGATTGTGTCTCTTCATATATGTTGGCCGTTTATAAGAAAAGGTCTCTGGTGAGCAACAGGGAATGATAACTGACCACCAGCTCAAGATAACAAGGCACATAGCAACAGCATTCCAGCCCGACTGAAGGAAAGCAATCCGACAGTCGGAATCTTAAAAAACAGTCACCATGACAGGCGAGAGGAACAGGAAACTGGGCATGATTAGATGTGAAAAAGAAAGTCTAGGCTTATTGTTGGCTTCACATGAATAAACTCCAAGGCACTTTTAGAATCTAACTGTCTACGGACTTGCCCTTGTTCCATTTCATGGTGACAATCTTTTAAAAGTTGAACACTGAGTTGTCACAAACCTCGAGGAGGTGTCAAGGTCGTGGCACAGGCGATCAGAATAATAATGGCTGCTACACACTTTCtacagtgcagacacacacacacacacacacacacacacacacacacacacacacacacacacacacacacacacacacacacacacacacacacacacacacacacacacacacacacacacacacacacacacacacacacacacacacacacacactaatgtgaTCTCTGAGCTACTTTACACAATCATTCCACCATGGCACCAGTGCAGGGCCTGTATCTGGATAGGATTCTGGTTTACCAACTGTTCAGAATATTAGAAGAGACTTGATCTGGATTTCTGATGAGACCTCTGGCTACAACAAAAGCACAGAGCGGTCTGCTTCTCCTGTAAACAGGGCTGAGGAGGAGGCGCCAGTTAAGCAGGATGAATAGTCTCCATCTTCCCGTCTCTCTTCCCATTACTCCCATCCCACCTTAAtcatcagagacagagagcctgCTGAAGATGGGAAGGCGACGGGAGGCATCCAGGAGCGGTGACTCAGAGCCACTCTGACTGCTCTGGTAGCCCTCCTGATCAGAAAGAGAGTCTGGGGGGCTGGGGGAGCTCTCTGATGTGGGCTGGAAAAAGCAggtggcggtggtggtggtCGGGGAAGGTGGGGTCAGACCCTGAGGCTCAGACACAGGTGGGGGCCCCAAGCTGGGGCCAAATAGGCCAGCGAGCTCCTGGCTAGAGTAAGCAAAGGGGTTGCTCTGCCACGCCGTCAGGTCTTCAGTGGAGAACATGGGTGGAGGTGTTACAGAAGTGGGGCTGTCCTCCCGGCTGCTAGAGCTGGGGAAGCCGGCGAAGCTGAAGCTGTGCTGCAGCCGAGGGCGCTCCATCTTGTTGAGGGCGGAGAGGGGAGGGGGCCCCCGGCGCTCCTCTGCGTTGTGAATAAAGTGGCATCGGGGGCCATACGGGCAGAAACCGATGGTGTGGAAGGTGCGGCACAGCTCAGTTTTGTACTTTGGGTGACGGCTCAGGCTGCGCAGCTCATGCATGCCGTGGGCGAACTGGCACTTATCGCCGTATTTACAGGTGGCGTTCTCCTCAAAGGGCCGGCACAGCTCCGTCTTGTAGCGACTCGAGTTGACTTGGCTGCTTCCACCAACACACGCCTGACTGCCGGGCCACAACCTATCCCCTAGCTCTGAGAAGGAGCGCTCTCGGAAATGGTtctccttgttgttgttgtcgctgctgctgccaccCAAAAACACACAGGGATCCCTTTTAAGGTTGTTGACAAACTGGTTCTGGCTGAACTTTGGACTGGGGAGGCTGACTGAGTGACGGCGTTGAAACGGGCCTCCTTCAGAGGGGGCCCCCACCACCTTCCTGTCCAGCAGGGACCCAGTGGGGGTGCAGGAGGAGAGGTTTACACTGGAGCATGGGACAGACATCAGCTGAGGTCCAACAAGACTGTCGTTGTTGCTGTAGTTGTCAAACATCTTAGTGTTCTGTAAAGAGAAACATGTGTAATTCAGAAAACTCTGACAGTCATCAACATGCACACCGGTCAGTCCTTGGTGATTagaatagggctgcaactaacgattacatttatcatcgattaatctgcctaTTAATTTCTAGATATATAATTTAATCATTAATTCACTAAGAAACATGATTTTTAATCTTATTTCCTGCAAGCTAAGTTTGGACCTCATGTGCTTCCGTTTACATCAGCAGTCACACTACTCGCAGGAAGAtcatgtgtgaaatgtgttttaaatatagcCAAAATGAGTCATATTGCTAAAAAATCAGCTGCCAACACAAATTAAAGTTAAAACTGTCAACTTCATTAAGGCATGATAGAGAATATGTTTATCTTTCTTGATTTCACATTTGAGCCCAAGTCACATGACAAATGACTGCTAGTGTCTGTGTAAATCTGAAGTGTGTTTTGCTTTCAACGGATTCTGATTTCTTTCCTTAAATCAAAACCATAATTTCATAAGAAACAATTGATGAGCAGAATCTGAAATGAGGTCTAAATGACAAAGCCTGGTTACAAGAATCTGAATATAGCTCACGCTTCTATTCTATTGTTAAGCGCATAGGAAGAATGGATTGTGTAAACAGTCTGGTATTGTAAGACTGTACAAATCACTTTGTATATTAAAATGTGCTGGACAAGTATCTACACCAGTCTTCGAAAACAGAGCAGTCCTTTTGACCCTACAGTTGAGAAGCACTGTCTTGCAGCCACTATGGTGCATTTttcattctatatttatgtgttGAATAAAGTGAAgcttctgttaaaaaaaaaaaaaggaggattGATTTATCATTACTTTCACAGTACATTGATTAACTGGGAAATCCTTGTCCTGAGTGCAATCttgaaatgtacaaatgtgCACAGATTGCTTCAACAATACGGTCAGTCCTGGGAATAATTGGCCTACTCATGTGCAGCTCTTTCAAGGGTCCATATTTGATTGGTCCGTAGCTAAAcgtacaaaaaaaaacacatcggAGTTTGCGACACACTGATTATGCAGTTGGATACTAAGACTAAATAGTATACTATAAGTTTCTCAGTCTCCAGAGGACATGCAggttataataaaaaaaaaaggcaatgtTGGCTATGCCATGACTTCTAGAAGTTACTGCTTTATAACTAGTTAACACAATGACGCTGAACTAGTTAACCTGACAAAGTTCATAAGGTTACACGTAACGTAATTGAAGCTGACAGTTTAGCTAACATTAAATGGCTGGCTAACGTTACGTGCAGTTATAAACAACGCTAACGTTCGCGCGCGCactcgcacacgcacacacagagtttcACTTAACTTTAAAACACTACTCGACTAGTCCGTTTGCGTCACgctcaaaataaacttttaaactAACGATATGACACTTCGCAGGAACATCAACAAGTTGGACAGCGGCGCAAAAACGTTTTTCTAAATAACGTTAATGCTAAGTAAACTAATTTACAGAAACCGAATGGCGTTTAACGTTGACAAGTCCGAGATACATCTACTCTAACTAGAGTTACTGCCCTAAAAACGTAACATCAAACTTGCACTAACAAAAGTTgctatgctaatgttagcatggtTTCTCCAGAAAAGACAAACTCAGTCGGCCGATTCCTTCTGGATGGCGTCATTTACCTTGTTCGACACTTCTCTGTATTCgaagagaggagaaataatAGTCGCAGTCATGTTTGTTGGTAAAGAATGACAATGAGAGCTGGTGATTATATGAAGTAGTCCAGGTTATGCGGTTTCCAGCCCGTGGAGAGCCCCCTCTGCCGTGCTGCGGAGCTGCGCAGTTCTTTTACTGCAGGCAGCAGCCATGGCTACATAGTGGGCGGGCTTCCGGCTGACATGACAGTGTCAGAGCAAACAGCGCCTCTGCAGGACAAACATGTACCTGTCTCGTATCTAGGTAGAATAAGTCTTTTCCGATCAGGTGTATGTTTTCATgaacacttttatttaaataagtcTTTCCTccgttattattatttttgttgatgAATGCAACTGAAAAAAACCTCCAATGTATCGTATCTCCTTCTGCATACAGATAGGCTGCATAAAGTAGGGCCTAGCTTTTTATCACCTTATGTGTGGTTGCTGAGGTTTCCACATTAATCCAATTGAAAAGGCAACCAAGCTCATTAAGTGGGATACCTCCTGATACTTCACCTGCCCATGACAGAAATAAACACCCTCTTCAACTCATAGTTCATGGAAGAGCAGAAAAACCTGGAAGCTACAAATGCTTTCAAGCTCTTGACCAGTGGCTGTTTCCTCAAATGTGGGACTTTACTTGCTGAATTTgaattttttaaatgttatttacacTGGTGGATAAGATAGTAGTAATTCAACAGTGTGCAGTCACATGGTGGCTCTGTTCCAAATGCAACTCAGCTTCACCAGACTGTTTATCTGGGCATGATAacaacagaggctattttattCAATGCTGGGTACGTCAATTTAAGGTCCCAAGAGAGCAGAAAAACTCCATAACAAGCTGACTGATTCATAGCCCTGGCACATTATCACTTTAAAAAGTTGATATGACTGAAAAGTGAGCAAATAACTGCCCATACTCACATGTCAATATTAGCATTCCCTTAGTGAGACCACTTACAGTATTTTAACTCAGTTGGAACCTTAAGAGTAATAAGATAACAATAAGATAAAAGGGGGCTGCATACCTTAGTGACTTGTCTGTTAGTCATTTGTAgtccctttcacattacacatttgttgTAAAAACACTGATATGTTGAAGCTTTGACTAATGGCCCCACATGGCAGAAGGTATGAGTCACTAATATCTGTATAATAACCGCTGGTTTGTACCCAAATAATGTCCAATTTATTGTGTCAGTTTATGGTGTTTCAACTAAAATATTATGTCAACTGGATTAAATATTTGGACTCTTGTTCTGTTCCCTAATCATATGCATTTTGCTTTTCCTTCCTTCACCTGTCCTTTTGAGAAAACAGAAGGACTCTGAAACCCATTcatttaaaagccttttttacACTATTTGCTTTTATGGTTTTATCTGTTCCTTTGTTTCGTCTGTATCATTATGTTTCCTATAACACCAAATGCATTTGCAGCAGTTTTAGAAGGCAAAGACAAATGACATCATCCTGCTGATAGTGCCATCGAAACAGAAATCACTTCTATGTGTGTTATTGATACATAGGCAAAGGGtgagatttaaatgtgtttcaaacGCACATTTCTATTAACATCCAGTACGCATTGGAGCACAGACTATTAATCACTCAGACAGGTTGTCATCTTCATACGGAGCAGGTCACATCATGAGTAGCatactatgttttattttattttattttatcatcaaatgtcccgtatttttacttccatcccgtttttctcccgtttcaatattttcccgtaattatcccgtatttttaacctttcaaaaataaataaaaataggcctaattaaaaaaagtgtacagtagTAAAGTAGCCTCCGGTAGaacagatggcagtattatgtttaacatgagctgaaaaacgttatccgccagtaaatacacagaagaagaaaacaggaacaataacacagaagaagaagacgacaacatatgatgagagtcacagtgaacgggagatagatggagacgcagttgtacctgccaaacaagttaacactttatgcaagtacctgaacaaatgggaggagaccttcccttatttattaaaagcagagtcgggcaaactcgtgctttttgtaaagtgtgccattcagatgttagcatcgcacacggcggaataagcgatgttcgccagcatgaacaatctcttctctagttcactcctctcctttcctcccctctgtttgtgtgtgtaggtgtgtgcgaagcGCCGCCCTTCGTGAAGCAGAGCTgagcgaatgtgaatgcgcaaagcaatttttttttaatgaaatgcgCCGTGAAAATAGAAGTACTGGTCCTGGTCGGCGTCttggtccggactcggaccgcggtccgcctgttagtgacccctgctgtaggTTATAAGAGTGAATGTTATCAGAAACGATTTAAACGATAATTCTTGTTACTTACTTCTTAGAATAATGTAGAAGCTCTGGGGTTGAAGAATTCTACTCTCAATTTGTAAAGTTGAAGTTTGAACACATGCTGGCACtcactgtaaaaataaaaagtatatagataaaaaataaatatatattttcactctcctctcctgtgttgTCTGGCATGACTTTGTTACAAACCAAGTGAAATGTGACCGAGTTTGATGAAGGCAAAGTGTTGTGGGTAGTGTTAGTTCTGGTGGACTTGGCCTCAGTCTAGACCAACAGAGCTATTGCACCATTTCAGGATTATTGTCACATATGATGTGATTATGGTGCAATAAGAGGAGTTTCAGCTCTGATGGGAACAGGACATTAGGCTATTGCAGGATTAACAGCGCAGGTCAAAAACCGAGGATCCATGATTCCTATCAGGGAGAAGATAACTGTCTGAAATGAAATAGTCAATTTCAACATTGATGTCAAATAAGGGTAATTATCTCAGAAGGCTGCTCATCAGTGAAGCTAAATATAGATCTCTTGGCTGCATTGTGTTATTGCAGAAGCAGCGCATCAGtctgtttttcatttccatGGAGCAGTAATCCAATTTTACTGAACAACACGCACAGCAATTATCTTTTAAGTAATACTCTGCTTCTCCCCTCTCCACTTCTCCTCTTACAGCCTCAAACATGCCATGACAATCTTCCATTGGGCTTCATGAGATCCCAGAGACCCTGACATTGGATGTTGGGCGCCTGGCTGTTGATATGGTGGTATTTTGCAACACAAATACACTGTGGTTTATTTTTGAAAGTCTTTCGCTACCACAGCACaacttctctttctccttctcgtgttgtttttgttacagGGGACTGAGGTCTGTGTGCTTtgatggagaaaaagaaagcacgGCAGGGAGGGAACAGAGACGCTATGTGTTTAAAGAGCGGATATCTGATTTATTTGACTTCATGCGTGGTATGTTGTTACACCAGAGGCCCACGGTGAGATAAAAGCACTACACTCAAATCTGTGACTGGTTATGTTTCAGATGTGCTTCCTTATCTCGGTCTCTGTTGCATGAagcatgttttctttcccccaaAATTAAGCGGAGTTGATTGAAAAAGAACAAGGCTTCAAACCGATTATGCTAGGATTATTTTTCTTACTTAAAATCTTTTGACAGGGCAAAAGACATAAATAGAGAATACAAGGAGGGACTCTATTAAGGATATTCCAATCATAGAAACATTATCTTCTCCCCACAAGACATAATGGTCCAAATAGCTCATTTCACATCTAATGTGTGTAATTGTAAAACTACTGTCTCATTAGAAATGCTTTCTCGTTTCTCCCTCTTATGTTTATAACATTATTGCAATGTTAATTTACCAGGAAATAAaggaagacatttaaataataagttTTCAGTTGTATTCAATTTATGCTGATTTGACACACTACAAGGGGACATTTCACGTGACTGCAATCATTGGGGCTAAACAAATGCAGTCTTACCCACGTTATAGATTTGCTGTTGCTATTCcttctcattattattttgtctgtaGACCAACATATATCTTATTTTCAGTTGCTTTTTGATtagcatatatacaatattatatttgtgCACAATCTGATCACTATAAATAGCTACATAAAAACTTTTTATTAACCGTGAACATGTTTGGCATATGTGATGTAGTCTATGTAAAGAAATgcatacaaaaatacatttgaagtaGGATATATGCGTATAAATATATGCAACTGCTGAATTAGGGTGCCGATGCAAAAAAGGGGCTTTTGATTAAGAAGGAATAGATATTTAAAAACTGAGTACATATCCACTTAATAAaggtctacacacacacacacacacatacacacgcacacacacacacacacacacacacacacacacacgcacacacactcacacacacacacacacacacacatgattaaGCAGAGAAACAGATGCATTGTGAAATGTGGTTTGGCAGTATGGGAGGCAGTACAAGGTCCATAGTCTGTCTGTTGAAAATACGAAGTGAAGTGAAAAAGAGacaatgagagagaagaggagaagttCTTCAGTCCTCTAATACTGTGATAACTCATGAACCCTATTTTAGCACCTCTAAAAATAATTCTACACTTCCAACAAACCCTCATCTCTCCGGCTTGTTTGGAGACAATGAGGTGTACAGATTGGACTTCATTTTGAAGCAATTAATCATGCAGGACTGTGACCACACTTCTGTTAAAGTACAACTCTAAGGTCAGATTTGACCGGAGTATTCAACTCAAGACACTTTAGCTTGACTTCCGCCCTTTATTATCGTCCCCCCAGGCCACGCACATGATACAAAGGTTCCTACCTGCATAATATTCACATGCAGCCCAATGCAACACCATTGTTTGTCAGTTTTGT
It encodes:
- the zfp36l1b gene encoding mRNA decay activator protein ZFP36L1b, with translation MTATIISPLFEYREVSNKNTKMFDNYSNNDSLVGPQLMSVPCSSVNLSSCTPTGSLLDRKVVGAPSEGGPFQRRHSVSLPSPKFSQNQFVNNLKRDPCVFLGGSSSDNNNKENHFRERSFSELGDRLWPGSQACVGGSSQVNSSRYKTELCRPFEENATCKYGDKCQFAHGMHELRSLSRHPKYKTELCRTFHTIGFCPYGPRCHFIHNAEERRGPPPLSALNKMERPRLQHSFSFAGFPSSSSREDSPTSVTPPPMFSTEDLTAWQSNPFAYSSQELAGLFGPSLGPPPVSEPQGLTPPSPTTTTATCFFQPTSESSPSPPDSLSDQEGYQSSQSGSESPLLDASRRLPIFSRLSVSDD